The Halomonas sp. THAF5a genome segment TGCTGATGCAGCGCATGGTGGCCGCCGCCTGCCACACCGGCGACGTGGTGGTGATGCTCTCCTGGACCGGGCGCACCCGGGACCTGGTCGACATCGCTCGGCTGGCCCGTGAGAACGGCGCCGTGGTGCTCGGCATCACCGCCCCCGGCTCGCCGCTCGCCGCCGAGTGCACCGAGACCCTGGAGGTCTGGACCCCGGAGGATACCGACTACTACATGCCCATGACCTCGCGGATGATCCAGCTGACGCTGATCGACGTGCTGGCCACCGGCATGACCCTGCGCCGCGGCGAGGACTTCCTGCCCCACCTGAAGAAGATCAAGGACAGCCTCAAGCCGACCCGCTATCCCGCCGACGGCCGCGATCCGGCCTGACGCGATCCGGCCTGACGCGGCCCGGCCCGACGCGAGAGCCGGCATCCCGAGGGTGCCGAGGATCCGCTCGACTTGCCAGGCCGCCGGGCAGGCACAACAATACCCCTCCCGATTTCTACCAGGAGACCGCCCATGCGCTGGATCGCCGCTTCCGCCGCCGCCCTCGCCCTGCTTGCCCAGGGTGCGGCCGCCGACACCTTCCGCTTCACCGCCATTCCCGACGAGGACCAGTCGCGTCTGGTCGAGCGCTTCTCCAAGGTCGCCGACTACCTCGAGGAGCGACTCGACGTCGAGGTGGAGTACGTGCCGGTGAAGTCCTACGGCGCGGCGGTCACCGCCTTCCGCAACGACCAGGTCCAGCTGGCCTGGTTCGGCGGTCTCTCCGGCGTCCAGGCGCGCCGCCTGGTGCCGGACTCCCAGGCCATCGCCCAGGGCGCCGAGGACGCGGCCTTCGAGACCTACTTCATCGCCCACCGGTCGACGGGGCTGGAAGAAGGGGACGCGCTGCCCGACGCGGTCGAGGACATGAGCTTCACCTTCGGCTCCAAGACCTCCACCTCCGGGCGCCTGATGCCCGAGCACTACCTGCGCCAGCGCTTCGGCGAGGCGCCGGACGAGCTGTTCTCCCGGGTCGGCTTCTCCGGTGATCACTCGCGCACCATCGCCCTGGTCGAGGCCGGCACCTACGAGCTGGGCGCGGTCAACTACTCGGTGTGGGACGCCGCCGTGGAGGACGGCCGCGTCGACACCGACCAGGTACAGGTGATCTGGACCACGCCGAGCTACCCGGACTACCAATGGACCCTGCGCGGCGACGCCGACGAGCGCTACGGCGAGGGCTTCTCCGACCGGGTCCGCGAGGCGCTGCTGGAGATGGACGACCCCGAGCTGCTCGACAGCTTCCCGCGCTCGGCCTTCATCCCCGCCGACAACGCCATGTACGCGCCGATCGAGGACGTGGCGGAAGAGCTCGGCCTGCTGCGCTGATGGCGCCGACGGAACACAC includes the following:
- a CDS encoding putative selenate ABC transporter substrate-binding protein, whose product is MRWIAASAAALALLAQGAAADTFRFTAIPDEDQSRLVERFSKVADYLEERLDVEVEYVPVKSYGAAVTAFRNDQVQLAWFGGLSGVQARRLVPDSQAIAQGAEDAAFETYFIAHRSTGLEEGDALPDAVEDMSFTFGSKTSTSGRLMPEHYLRQRFGEAPDELFSRVGFSGDHSRTIALVEAGTYELGAVNYSVWDAAVEDGRVDTDQVQVIWTTPSYPDYQWTLRGDADERYGEGFSDRVREALLEMDDPELLDSFPRSAFIPADNAMYAPIEDVAEELGLLR